Below is a genomic region from Caldisericum sp..
TACCTCTACAATCTCGCCTGATACTGGTGCATAGATGTCTGAAGCAGCTTTAACGGATTCAACTGTAAGAACGGTGTCTTCTTTTTTTACCTTCTTCCCAACTTGAACTTCTCCTACATAAACAACATCACCAAGTTTATCCTGAGCATAATCGGTGATGCCAACTGTTGCAATATCACCATCGACCTTTGCCCACTCATCATTTTTTGAATAATACAAACCTTCAATAACTTTATATGCCATTTCCTACCTCCTTAAAATTAGTTTTATTAAACTTCCATAAAATTATAATACAATAAAACGAAAAACTAAAATATTTGGGTATCTATTTATGGACTTTTGGTTAATTCTTTATATTCTCTATAGATTTTAAGGAAATCCTCAACATCCAGCTCTTCGGGTCTAGCATTTTCACTAATGTTGTATTTTCGGAATACTTGCAAAAAATCGAAATTGTAGAATTCTTTAAGAGTTGTAAGAAGTTTTTTTCTTCTACGATTAAACGCCTTGTGCACAAAGGACATGAATTCGTCGTCTTCTGGGAAGTACGCCCTTACTCTTTTCAATTCGATAAGGGAAGAATAAACATCAGGTCTTGGAATAAAGAAACTCGGGGGAAAGCGCTTGAGGAATTTCACATCAAAAAAGTATTTTGTAAAAACAGTTATTGAGCCATACTCTTTTTGCGAAACGTTTGATGCCAATCTCCTTGCAACCTCATCCTGAACTAATAGTATTGCCCTTGATAATGAAGACCTTGCAACTTTCATTACGAGGTCTGAAGTAATGTAATAAGGAATATTTCCGTAGATTTCATCTGCATGGAAATTATCGAAATCAATGTTTAATGCATCCCCCATAATAAATGTGACATTTGGGATTGGGTTTTCATTGTAATATGGCTTGAATCTTTCATCTAATTCAATTGCGTAAATATGTCCTGCATACTTTGCAACTTCTCTTGTAAGAAGCGCAAAGCCCGAGCCAATTTCTATGTATGTTTTTTCTTTTGTAGGTTTTATAGCCTCAACAATAAAATTAAGGGCAGAAGAAGAAACAAGAAAATTCTGCCCCAATCTTTTTGACGCCTTGAAGTTGTACTTATCTATTAATAATTTAACTTCCCTTGAAATTTCCATTTACCATCAAGAATATAGACTCGGACTCTTCTTACGCCCCACCTATTTGCTTCATACGGGTAATAGAAAAACACATCGATTCTGTTTCCTTTTATTGCACCACCCGTGTCACCTGCAACTGCATAGCCATAACCTTCAACATAAAGAAGAGTTCCCATTGGTATTACCGATGGGTCAACTGCAACTACACCAAAGCTACTACGCAGCCCAGATGCAGTCATCCAGGGATTTGAATCAGTTTCCGCATATGTAGGTGAATAAGCCGTTGCTATAACTTCAAACGATTTTACATACTTTTTTGGGGGAGATGCTGTCCCTACAACATAGGTTTGAGTTATAGGCATTTTTGTTATTTTCTCATACGCAAATTCCTCTTTTACCTTGTCGCCACCAAAGTAGATTTCTTTGTAGTGAATTTCTTTTATGCCGTTTGCCCCTGTTTGCTTTAAATAGGTCATACCCTTTGCAACCATATTATCATTAACATAAACTGTTTTATACGGAATTTGTTCTTTCACAATTTTTTCTTTTTCAAGGTACCTTTTTATTACTATTCTATTTGTGTTTAATTCAGAATCCACTGGAACATTTATATAATCACGCTCTCCTAATTTAACACCGATACTGTCAAGAAAGTCAGAAACGATAACTTTTGTCGTGTAGTAGGTTTTTGATTGCTTGTCGATTATAACCTCAATTGGTCTTGAACGGAGAACTGTTACATTCCCAGAATCAATCGGCTCACTCAAATCTGGCTCAACTACATCCTCAGGGCGGATTGAAACATCTGCCTTTGCTAAAACATCCTTTGTTGTGAGTTCCTTAAAAGAAAGAACCTGATAAACCTTGTTATTGCCTGTGTCTTCTACTGTATAAACATGCCCAAAAGAGACAAGGAATGCAAATACAAGGAATATCACAATTATTAAAGTTTTAACTATCTTTTCTACCATATTTACTCCTCTTCAAAAGATTTTCAATTGATTCGAGTTTCTCCTCGATACTACGCAAACTTCTCACAATCTCTCCAAGAAAATCAACATCGAAATCCTTAAATGAAGCAACCTGTTCAAGGTCGTCAGAATCAAAGTCATCAAGAGAGTTAATCTGAGAAATCAAAGAAAGTTTGTCCCTTGTGCGTGTTTCTTTTTGAGTAATATCTCCTTCAATTTTTTTGAGGAAAATAGTCGGGAAAAAATAATAAACTCCGTTATCCTCAACTTCAAGGCGTGCAAGTTCGCAGAAATTCACAAGAGACGATGGCGAAATCTGGTAAACGTCCTTTGATGGCAACACAATGAGAACAGAAAGTTTTTTATGCTCGGGGTTTGGTTTATTTAAAAATTCAAGAATTGTCTTTTTGCTAATCTTTATACCTTCATCCCACATAATCTGCCTTGCAATTTCTGGAAATGCCTGCCTAAAACCCTTATCAACATTTTCAATAAAGTAAAGAAGAAACAAAGAATACTTTGTCTCTATAATGGCTGCATTCTTATCAACAGGGCTTACCTTTAATACAGCCTCTCCAAAATATTTTTTTATAACATTTTTTGCAAACATTAGCGCTCCATTCAATGTTTTTATCTTCATTTCTCACCTTCCTAAACTCTTCAGTATATCAATTTTTTATGAATTTACAAAATAACAAATGAAAACTTGACAAATGCTTGCGTTTTAATAGTTCCCAATTAAAATTATATGACATTTTGTGAATTAAATGTGAATTTGAATATAATAATATTGAAGGAGGCATATATGATAAAAATAGTTGTTGATTCAACAGGTTACATACCTAAGGATGTATTAGAAAAGTATGACATAAAGGTTGTCCCTTTAAAGATAAGGTTTGGAAACGAAGAATTTAAAGAAACAGACATATCAGTTGAAGAATTCTACAGGAGGCTTGTTTCTTCAAAAGAACTTCCCAAGACCTCGCAACCTTCTCCGCAGGATTTTATAGAAGTATATAAACCTCTTCTTGATGAAGGGCATGATATACTTTCGATTCACCTTTCCCAAAAAATTTCAGGAACAATTAACTCTGCAAGGGTTGCAATTGAAACGCTTAAAACTGATAGGATAAGAATTGTTGATTCGCAAAGTACAACTTTCTCTTTAAGGTTTCTTGCAGAATACGCAATAGGTTTAATAGAAAAAGGTCTTCCCTTTGAGAAAGTATTTGAAGAAACGCAAAATGCCGTAAAAAGAATATACAACAGGTTTGTCCTTTATCACTTGAAATATCTCGTAGAAGGAGGAAGACTCAACCGTGCTGAAGGATTGCTTGGAGAGGTTTTGAATATAAAGCCTGTTCTTTCATTTACCAATGGTGAAGTAAAAGTCGAAAGCGTTGCAAGGTCTCTAAACAGGGCAAAAGAAGTCCTTCTTAAATTTGTAAAAGAGATAAATGATACCAAGGGGATTGAGAGGCTTGCAATCATCCACGGTATAAATAACGATGTTGAGGAATTCGAAGAAAAAGTAAAAGAAATTACCGATGTGAAAATAGAGAAATTGCTCTGTGGTGCAGTTGTAGGAGTTTACGGCGGTCCCGAGTGGATTGGCGTAGGGATTTTAGGGAAAGAGTAAAAATTAACCCTTTAAGAACTCTACCATTTTAGTGTGTAATACCCCGTTTGTTGCAAGAACCTCTGAAGAAAATAGGAAATTAGGGTCACCACTAAAAGTAGAAACAACACCTCCCGCTTCCTTTACAATGAGCGAGCCCGCTATGATATCCCAGATGTGTATTCCTTTTTGATAGTAGCAATCGACAATGCCCATTGCAACATGCGCAAGGTCGAGTGCGGCACTACCGTCGCACCTTACCGAAAGAGCGTTTTCAAGAATATCCCCAAAAACTCGTAAAGATTTTTCGTTTCTTTCTTTGTAAACAAAACCCGTTAAAACAAGTGCATCTTTGAAGTCATTTGTCTTCGAAACATGTATTTCTTTCCCGTTTAAAGTTGCACCTTTTCCTAATTCTCCAATAAACATTTCTTCAAGTATTGGGTTATAAACTACGCCAAAAGTAACAGAATCCTCTTCCATTAGTGCAATAGAAACTGCAACCTGTGGATACCCTTTTACAAAGTTCGTTGTCCCATCAAGAGGGTCTATTACAAATTTAATTTTTGCTGATTCGTTAATGTCGGAATTTTCCTCAGTTATAATCCCATAATCCGGATATGCCTTTTGAATCCTAACTCTAACAAGGTTATCGATATACTTATCGACATTTGTTACAAGGTCTCTTGGTCCTTTGTACTCAACTTCGAGGTGCTTCCTGAAGTTTTCTTTTATAACCTTGCCAACATCATTTGCAAGGCTAACTACAAAATCTTTTTCGTACATAATTACGCTCCTTTCTAAATTTGAACTTCCAACACCACAGGCACATGGTCCGATGGCTTTTCTAATTTCCTAAAGGTTTTTTCGATATAACAATTCTTTAACTTTGGGAGTAATCTTTCGGATACAAGAATATAATCGATCCTCATGCCCCAATTTCTTCTAAAACTTCCACCCGTGTAGTCCCACCAGGTAAATTCCTGCACATCTTTATGGA
It encodes:
- the gcvH gene encoding glycine cleavage system protein GcvH — its product is MAYKVIEGLYYSKNDEWAKVDGDIATVGITDYAQDKLGDVVYVGEVQVGKKVKKEDTVLTVESVKAASDIYAPVSGEIVEVNKAVVSDPSLLNKDPYGEGWLFKIKMENPEELKELMDAKGYEEYRKE
- a CDS encoding DegV family protein — encoded protein: MIKIVVDSTGYIPKDVLEKYDIKVVPLKIRFGNEEFKETDISVEEFYRRLVSSKELPKTSQPSPQDFIEVYKPLLDEGHDILSIHLSQKISGTINSARVAIETLKTDRIRIVDSQSTTFSLRFLAEYAIGLIEKGLPFEKVFEETQNAVKRIYNRFVLYHLKYLVEGGRLNRAEGLLGEVLNIKPVLSFTNGEVKVESVARSLNRAKEVLLKFVKEINDTKGIERLAIIHGINNDVEEFEEKVKEITDVKIEKLLCGAVVGVYGGPEWIGVGILGKE
- a CDS encoding inositol monophosphatase — encoded protein: MYEKDFVVSLANDVGKVIKENFRKHLEVEYKGPRDLVTNVDKYIDNLVRVRIQKAYPDYGIITEENSDINESAKIKFVIDPLDGTTNFVKGYPQVAVSIALMEEDSVTFGVVYNPILEEMFIGELGKGATLNGKEIHVSKTNDFKDALVLTGFVYKERNEKSLRVFGDILENALSVRCDGSAALDLAHVAMGIVDCYYQKGIHIWDIIAGSLIVKEAGGVVSTFSGDPNFLFSSEVLATNGVLHTKMVEFLKG
- a CDS encoding G5 domain-containing protein, giving the protein MVEKIVKTLIIVIFLVFAFLVSFGHVYTVEDTGNNKVYQVLSFKELTTKDVLAKADVSIRPEDVVEPDLSEPIDSGNVTVLRSRPIEVIIDKQSKTYYTTKVIVSDFLDSIGVKLGERDYINVPVDSELNTNRIVIKRYLEKEKIVKEQIPYKTVYVNDNMVAKGMTYLKQTGANGIKEIHYKEIYFGGDKVKEEFAYEKITKMPITQTYVVGTASPPKKYVKSFEVIATAYSPTYAETDSNPWMTASGLRSSFGVVAVDPSVIPMGTLLYVEGYGYAVAGDTGGAIKGNRIDVFFYYPYEANRWGVRRVRVYILDGKWKFQGKLNY
- the rsmA gene encoding ribosomal RNA small subunit methyltransferase A: MEISREVKLLIDKYNFKASKRLGQNFLVSSSALNFIVEAIKPTKEKTYIEIGSGFALLTREVAKYAGHIYAIELDERFKPYYNENPIPNVTFIMGDALNIDFDNFHADEIYGNIPYYITSDLVMKVARSSLSRAILLVQDEVARRLASNVSQKEYGSITVFTKYFFDVKFLKRFPPSFFIPRPDVYSSLIELKRVRAYFPEDDEFMSFVHKAFNRRRKKLLTTLKEFYNFDFLQVFRKYNISENARPEELDVEDFLKIYREYKELTKSP